The Sphingopyxis fribergensis DNA segment CGTCGTTTCCTATTGTTTCTTGTTGTTTCCTGGCGTCCGATTCTTCGGACGAAATTAATTTCCCATGCTGTCCCAGCGAAGAGGTTTGGTGCCAAGGTTGGCACCCCTCGACTGGACTTGCATCGCGGAATCGCGGATTCGAATCGGTTAGCGTCCGCGCTCGTGGTGTAATTTCCGGTGTAGGCGATGGTGTATTCCGGGGTGGGGCATGCCCCACCCCGGAATGCGGCGTCGCTGGTGGCCACCGGGTTCATCGTTATGGTGGAGTTTGCACACTTCAACCGTGACGAAGAGGAGTTCCCGATGACCGAGGACAGATTACTGATCGAAGAGCTGGCTGCAAAGGGCGGCCAACCGGATTTTTTGCGCACCATCGCCGAGAACGTGCTGCAGCTGATCATGGAGGCCGACGTTGATGGCCTGATCGGCGCGGGTCGCCACGAACGCAGCAGCGAGCGCGCGACCTGGCGCAACGGCTATCGCGACCGTTCGCTGGATACCCGGGTAGGCACGCTGAACCTGAAAATCCCCAAGCTGCGTGCTGGGTCCTATTTTCCGGGCTTCCTTGAGCCCCGCAAGATGGTCGAGAAAGCGCTGGTTGCGGTGATCCAGGAAGCGTGGATCGGCGGGGTCAGCACCCGGCGGGTCGATGAACTCGTCCAGGCCATGGGCATGACCGGCATCTCCAAGTCCACCGTCTCCAAGCTTTGCAAGGACATTGACGAGCGCGTCCATGCCTTTCTGAAACGCCCGCTCACCGGCGAATGGCCGTATCTCTGGCTCGATGCCACCTATCTCAAGGTACGCGAAGGCGGGCGGATCATCAGCGTTGCCGCAATAATCGCCATGGCCGTCAACACCGAGGGCCGGCGCGAGATCGTCGGCCTGCATATCGGCCCCTCGGAAGCGGAGGTCTTCTGGTCCGACTTCCTGAAGGACCTTGTTCGGCGCGGTCTTACCGGCGTGAAGCTGGTCATCTCCGATGCTCACGAGGGCCTCAAGGGCGCGATCACCCGCGTCATGGGCGCCACCTGG contains these protein-coding regions:
- a CDS encoding IS256-like element ISSpma2 family transposase, with amino-acid sequence MTEDRLLIEELAAKGGQPDFLRTIAENVLQLIMEADVDGLIGAGRHERSSERATWRNGYRDRSLDTRVGTLNLKIPKLRAGSYFPGFLEPRKMVEKALVAVIQEAWIGGVSTRRVDELVQAMGMTGISKSTVSKLCKDIDERVHAFLKRPLTGEWPYLWLDATYLKVREGGRIISVAAIIAMAVNTEGRREIVGLHIGPSEAEVFWSDFLKDLVRRGLTGVKLVISDAHEGLKGAITRVMGATWQRCRVHFMRNALSYVPKGQNTVVAAAIRQVFLQPDQKSATQVWRQVADQLRTRWPKLGACMDEAETDVLAYTGFPTQHRTKLHSTNPLERLNKEVKRRADVVGIFPNEDSIIRLVGAVLMEQNDEWQLQHRYMQIEGMAELNQPMIEEENQPLHITAKAA